AGAATCACAGCCAGTCTGGCCCAGGTCAGTGAGGACGACAGCCTGACCATTCGGCCAGCCCAGCTCGCCATTCTCAGCCCTAACCTGCCCGAAACCCTGAAGCTGGAGGAAATAACCCTATGAGTTCTCCCTTGAGCGCCCAGAGCAACTCTGGTCAGGGCTCGAACCCTGACCGACTGTACCAACTTTTGCCCGCTATCTACCGTCACCGCGACGCCGAAGTCGGGGAACCCTTGCGGGCGTTGCTGCAGGTGATTTCGGAGCAGGTAGATGCCGTGGAAGGTGACATGGACCAGCTCTACCGCAACTGGTTCATCGAAACCTGTGAGGATTGGGTCGTGCCCTACATTGCCGATTTGATTGGCTATCGGTCGGTAGCGGCAGCGGGCACCCCTGGCGATATTGCCACGCCCAAAGGGCAGGCGCGCAACCGGGTGCTGGTGCCCCGGCGGGAGGTGGCCAACACCCTGCGCTACCGCCGCCGCAAGGGTACTCTGGCCCTACTGGAGCTGCTGGCCCACGATGTGGCGGGCTGGCCTGCACGGGCGGTGGAGTTTTACCAACTGCTGGGCTGGAACCAGGGGCTTAACCACCAGCGCCCGGATCAGGGCCGCACGGTGGATCTGCGGCAGGGGGAGGCGCTGTCGCGGTTGAACGGGCCGTTTGACCCCTTGGCCCATACCGTGGAGGTGCGCCGCATTACCGCCAAGCCCAATGTGGGTCGTTACAACCTGCCCAATGTGGGGCTATTTGTCTGGCGGCTACGGCCCTACTCGGTGACCCAAACCCCGGCTTACTGCCGCGAAGAGGTGGGGCCGCACTGCTACACCTTTAGCGTGCTGGGGAACGACACGGCGCTCTACACCCGCCCCAAACCCGAGGCGGAGCCGACCCACATTGCCGATGAGCTGAATCTGCCCGTGCCGATTCGCCGCCGCATGTTTGAAGTTCCAGTGCCCGATTCCGATAACGAAAAGATGGCGAACCTAGCTTACTACGGTGAGGGCAAGTCGCTGGCGATCTGGGCACCGGGCTGGCACGGCAGCACCGCCATCGTGCCAATTGCGGCCCACAGAATTGTGCCTGCTGACCTGAGCGGCTGGCAGTATCGGCCTCGCCCCGGCTGTGTGGCGGTCGATCCGGAGCTGGGACGCATTGTCTTTCCGCCCAGCCAGTTGCCTCGGTACGGGGTGGTAGTGAGCTACCACTACGGCTTTAGTTCCGACATAGGTGGCGGTGAGTACGACCGAGATCTGGCGTCGTTTGTAAATCGCCCGCTGCTGAGCGTTTCAGATATTAAAGATGTGGCTCAGTGGCTGATTGACCTGAAGCGGTCTTCGGCGCTGTCGGACTATTTGCGATCGCACCTCTCCCCCACCACCCAAACTCAGCTAGAGGCCCAAGACGTGAGCGAACCCCCAGCGCCGGGGCTGCTCTCGGTCATTCTCAACGAACTCAACGCGCAAATGGCGGTAGTCAGGCTGTACGAAGACAACCGCTTTGTGATCCGGGATTTGCCGCGTCGCCTGTGGGAAATCATCCTGCAAGAGCCCACGGGCAGCGAGTTGATAGGGGTCAACCGCTGGCTGCTGGAAATTGCTTACCCCGATAGCCTAGCGAGGATGACCAGAACCTATCGAGTGCGGCAGGTGTTGGGCGCTGCCGCTGGTCCTGAGCCAGACGACGACTCGCCCCGATTCGACACCCTCACCGCTGCCATTGCCCAGTGGCGGGTCGAGCGGCCCCGCCAGGCCGCTATCGAGATTGAGGATAGCGGTGTCTACGTTGAGCAGCTCAACCTGGAGGTTGGATCAGGCCAGAGCCTGCAAATTCGCGCCGCTAACCACAGGCGGCCCGTCCTGCGGCTGCTCAACTGGTACACCGCCATGCCCGATGCCGTCAGCGTGGCGCTCCACCCTGGCAGCCACCTCCTGCTCGATGGTCTCATGGTCACTGGGCGCGGCATTCGGGTAAGTCAGGTGCCAGAGGCTCCAGATCTGGAGTATGGGGAGGCCCCAACGGTGAACATTCAGCCCCCAGCCGCTCAGACTTCCGTGGGATCTGACCTCAAGGAACAGGCCTACCTCTCTATTCGCCACTGCACCCTGGTTCCCGGCTGGGGTCTAGAGGCCAACTGCGACCCGCGCCGCCCTGCTGAACCGAGCTTAGAGCTAACCAACTTCCACGGCAGGGTAATGTGCGATCGCACCATCCTCGGCTCGATCCAGCTCAACCACGACGAGGTCGAGACCGACCCGGTGGCGATTGAAATTCGCGACAGCCTACTCGATGCCACCAGTTCGAGGCTCGAAGCGGTTGGTGCCCCCGGCTGCCCGGTGGCCCACGCCACCCTGCGGATTCTGCGCAGCACCGTGTTTGGGCAGGTGCAGACCCACGCCATTGAGCTGGCTGAAAACAGCATCTTTGAAGGCAAGATCACCGTGGCGCGATCGCAAATTGGCTGCATGCGTTTCTGCGCTTACATCAGGGGCTCACGCACTCCGCGCCGCTTCCGCTGCCAGCCCGATTTGGCTATTGCCGCCGTGGAGCAATCCCTTATGGCTCAGGCAGAACCGCCCTCAAATGAAGCTCTAGCCGATGCCCGACAGCAGGAGGAAGACCGGGTTCGTCCCCGCTTTACCAGTACCCGCTATGGCACCCCTGCCTACGGTCAGCTCTCTCTCCACTGCCCGATTGAGATTACGCGGGGAGCCGACGACGAATCGGAAATGGGCGTGTTTCACCACCTGTTTCAGCCCCAGCGCGCCGCCAATCTAGAAGCCCGCCTGAACGAATTTACCCCCAGCGGCATGACCGCCGCCATCCTCTACGCTAACTAGGAGCCATCACCATGCAAGGAGAACTTCGAGGCGACATTACCCGCGATACCTACAGCCCCCAAAAGCAGTTTCTGCGGGTGCTGATGCAGCAAGGACGGGTGCAGATCGATGCCGACTTTAACGAGCAGGTTTCCATTCTGCTGCACTACCTCCAGACCCTGGCCACCGACCTGATTGGCCCTTACGGCGTGCCTGCGGCAGCTCCTGGCTTTGAGATTGGGATCGATTTGAACGGCACTAATCTCAGGGACTTAACCATTAGTAAAGGCCGCTACTACCTAGAAGGATTGCTCTGCGAGAACGACACAAACACCAGTTTTGAGAAGCAGCCCTATTTCTCCCAAACTCCCGAGTATGACTACCCCGATTTTCCTTTCCTGGTCTACCTGGATGTCTGGGAGCGCCATGTGGATCATACGCAGGATGGCGACTCCGGTGCCAGCATTCGTGAGGTGGCCCTGGGTGGCCCTGACACCGCTACTCGCTCGAAGGTGATCTGGCAGGTCAGGCATACTCCCCGGATCCTCAGCGAGTCTGATACCGATCTGCGGCGAGTACTCGATCCCAATGCCCAAATTGGAGAGGATGAGCCTGACGAAGGAGAGCTTTTTGCTCTGATCAATCAAGCGGCAGAGCGCCTCAAAACTGATCCAGATATGCTCAAACGACTCTTAGGCCGCGCTGATGAACAGGGTCCCACGCTCAAAGCCAGAGCCGCCAAAAACAGCACGACCGCTCCCCACGACCCTTGCACCGTTGCTCCCGACTCCCGCTACCGAGGGGCCGAAAACCAGCTCTACCGGGTTGAAGTCCACACGGGCGGCGACGAGCCCACCTTCAAATGGTCGCGGGAAAACAGCGCTGTAGTCTTTCCTATTGCCTCGGCCCTTGGCCAGGTAGTGACCCTGGAGCACCTGGGCTACGACAGCCGCTTTAGCCTCAGAGAGGGTGATTGGGTCGAGGTCATTGACGATGCCTACATCTATCGCAATGAGCCTAAGCCATTGCTTCAAGTGAAAAAAATTGATCTGATCACCCTACAGGTAACGTTAAGCGCACCGCCTGACGGGACTACAGGGCGCGATCGCAAACTTCACCCCGCCCTGCGCCGTTGGGATCATAAAGCGAGCAACCCCAGTCTAGGCGGCAGCGCCATTGCTGCCGATGGAGCCCTGCCGATTCAGTTTACCGAAGCCGGAGATGACCGCTGGCAAACCCTAGAAAACGGTGTGCAGGTTCAGTTTCAGCCGGGCACTTACCGCCCCGGCGACTACTGGCTAGTCCCTGCCCGCACCGCTACTGGAAATGTGGAGTGGCCCCAGGAGCAGATGCCGGGTGCTAAACCCACGCCCCAGGCGCTGCCGCCCCACGGCGTCAAGCACTACTACGCGCCCCTGGCCCTGATTGCTGAGGATGACCAGGGTAAAATCCAAGCCGTAGACTGCCGTTACCTGTTTGCGCCGCTGCCCCCCGCAGCCCCTGCTGCGCCACCTGAAGCTTAATGCCGCCAGACAAAGTAATCGAAGGTAAGCTGGGCCTATGGTTGTCTCCCCCTATTCAAAATTCTCAGCGGGAGCCTCAGCAGTTGCGATCGCAACTCTCTTCCTGCTGAGTAGCCCTGCCAGCGCCCAGGCTGCGGCTTGCCCGCTCTTGCTGTCGGAGTCTACTGTCGATTTAGAAAGCACGTTTGCCTCCGCAGACCTGGCGACTTGCGGCGTTGAGACGGTACCTACTCTGCTGGCAGCATTAAAGCACCTAGACTGGCAGCAGCGAGCAGCAGCGGCTTACCTTTTGGGGCAACTCAGCCCTGAGGCGGCTCACGCCGTTCCTGCCCTTACAGGCAGGGCTGGCAGCTTAGGCGCACTGCAAGACGACCATCCCGCAGTGCGTTTTGCCGCCGCCAGAGCGCTGGGGCAGATGGGTTATACAGAGGGGGTAGATGCCCTGCTTCAAGCTCTAAAGGACGAAGACGAAAGCGTACAGGCTAGCGCGATCATAGCGCTGGCGCAGTTAGAACCGAAGACTGGTGCCGCCCTGCCCCGACTCTTTGAGGTTTTAGAAACGCGAGGTATTTACAATAGCTTTGCTCCTGATGCTTCCGTGCCGCCTTTAGGTCAACAAATTGACCTCCTGCAAACGCTCCTAGAAGACGGCAACTGGGCTGTGCGTAGCTTTGCTGCTGAATCTTTAGTTGAAATCGTAAAAAATCAACCCGATACCCTGGCGCATCTACAGTTTAGTCGTTTCCACCACAGCGGCCTAGTCCACGGGCTGAGGGGGAAGATTACACACCAAATTGGGTTAGCCCCTATGCTGTGGGCGCTTCAATCCTCTAACCCAAGGGCGCGTAGCACCGCTGCTGAAGCATTGGGAGAATTGCGCTCAACGGAGGCTGTGCCTGACCTACTGATGATTTTGAATGACCCAGATGAAGCAACCCGCTTTAATGCCATTAAAGCCTTGGGTCAAATTGGCTCGGCTGAGGCTGTGCCTGCTTTGCTTAATCAGCTACAGGCTGACAGTGTAGAGATTCGCCAGGCAGCCGCGACTGCTCTGGGACAAATTTCTGGCCCAGATTCTGTGGCTGCGCTTACGGCAGCGTTATCTAGCGACATTAGCGCCACTGCTGCCAAATTTTTGGGCACAGCAGGCGCAGAAACTGCCGTTCCAGAATTGCAGCAAGCTTTACAAAGGGCTACAGTCACTGTTGAGCTAACTGCAGAGGATCTGCGGTTAGACCCCTCTCGCTCTATCTGCCGGGCTGCCCCAATGGCACTGGGGCGAATTGGTTCTAGCGAAGCTGTAGAGATCTTGGTGGAAGCGTTGCAGCAAGAGAACTGGCTGTTGCGCAGATGCGTTTTAGAGGCGTTTGCCCAAATTTCCATGGAAGAGTCGTCTGAACCATTGGTTCAGGCCCGACGGCAATTGGTGCCGCTCCTAGTAGAAGCCCTACAGCAGACCTGGCCTTACGACCAGGAGATCTTCCATCAGACTTTTATGGAAAGCATTCGTATCCGCAAGGAAGCGGCCAGCGCTTTAGCTCTGGTGGATAGTGATGTGGTTCCTTATCTCATAGAGATGATTCCTCCTGAAACAGGCATTCCCATTTTTATTGAGCTGCTGCAAAATACCAGTGCCACAGGACATCCTTTGCCCCGGGCTACTTATCGGGATTACCGCGAGTACATTGGCCCAGCGGACGACAGACTCGTTGCGATCGCGCAAGCCTATTTAGCCGCAGCTCGTACCATTGTGGCACCTGTCTCAGCTGAAGCGCTCCACCCAGATTTGCCAGCGCCCGACTTAGAGGCAGCCATTCTGCTGTCCCCATACTTAGCCGATGACGCTACGATTAGCGCTCTAATTATGCTGCTGAGCCACGAGAATACTTCTGTCCGTCAAGAGGCTGCCGAGGCCCTGGGGCAATTGCGGGCAGCGGCAGCAGTACCTGGCCTGATGCAGCAGCTACAGGACAAGGATGATTGGGTTCCTGGCAGTGCGGCTATTGCGCTGGGGCGCATCAATACTCCAGTCGCCGTGCCCATGCTGGTACAGGCTCTAGATAGCCCCGTAGTGTTTACTCGAGCAGAGGCCGCTGCTGTTTTGGGGCAAACCGCTGATGAGACTGCGGTGCCTGGCCTAATTCAAAGCTTGCAGGATGAGGACTGGGAAGTTCGCCGCAACACGGCTACTGCCCTGGGGCAAATTGGCACCCCAGCAGCCGTGTCTGGGCTGGTCTCGGCCCTAGAAGATCCACAATTCTACGTTAGCTATGCCGCCGCTGAAGCGCTGGCCCAAATTGGCCCTGCCGCTGCGCCTGCCCTCCTAGCAGTGCTCGACCAAGCACCGCTGCCGCCTGTTTTACAGGTGGCCCTGCAAGACTATGGGGTTCAGCGTCGTCGCGCCGCCGCCTTTGCCCTGGGCCGCATGCTTGGCAACTTGGGGTTAACTGCCAACACTGTTGCTGTGGTAGACGGCCTAAGTGCCGTGGCGCTAAATTCCCAGGAGCATCCCGAAGTCCGGCGAATGGCGGCTGCCGCCTTAGCCCGGGTTGGAGTGGAGGCACCTGCAAACGATGTTGTGGCTGGCCCATCTACGTTGGTCTGCCAAGGCGTCGATCCTAATATTCACCTCTATGCCGGGCAGTGCGTCTACGAGGACGTTTTTCAAGGGGGCGATGGCCTCTACGAAATCTACGAATCGCTGCGAAAGCTGCTGAGGCGGCGATGATACTCAGGGGCTACTCTAAAATTACCTTACGCTAAAGCGCTCTGCACCGCTTGGTTCATCCCCTACTGCAAATTCTGGCCATGACTCGAAGCTATGCCCGCCAATCCCTTCGAGGTCGTTCCTTCAACGGGCAAGATCTGCGTCAGGCCGACTTTAGAGGGGCCGATATTCGGGGGGCGAACTTTAGCAATGCGGTGCTAGCTGGGGCGAATTTCACTGGGGTCAGAGCCGGACTGTCGCCTCTAGTCGTTCTGGGGCTGGGGGTTGCGCTGCTGCTGCTGCTGGCCCTGACCGGGTTTATTGTGGCCTACGGCAGCGCTTTTGCCGCCTTTGTCACCAGTCTTTTGGAAGCTCCAGCGACCGCAGGCCAGCGGTTGCTTCCTGGGGCGGCGCTGCTGACGCTGGCAATTTTTGTCTGGGTAACGCTGCGCCGGGGGCTAGGGGCCGCGCTGGGGGCATTTGCGATCGCAACCTCAGCCACCGTTGCAATTGTGTCTGCTCTGGGCACAGGTGATCTGATCGCGGCCTTACTAGTCACGGCAATGGCCCTAGCCGGAATGATTGCCGCCGTAATTTTGGGGGCAATCGTGCTGGCAATGCTGCTGGGGCTGGTGCCGCAGTGGGGCGTGGGGCTTGCGATCGCAGGCTTGGCCTTTGCCCTAGGGGCGCTGCCTGGCGGGGTGGAAGGGGTACAGGGCGCACCGCCAGAGGCCGTTGGCAATGCCCTCATAATTACAGCCATGACCGCAGTGGGGCTAGCCGTCCTAATTGGCTATGTTGGCCTGCGCACTCAGGGAGGCGACCCCAGGTACAGGCTCATTGGTCCCCTCGTAACCTCCCTCGGCAGCCGCTGGGGCACCTGCTTTCGAGGCGCAGATCTCAGCGAGGCTGACTTTAGCCAGGCCAGGCTGAGCCACAGTGACTTTCGCAGTGCCAACCTCAGCCGCACCCGCTGGGCTAGCGCCACCGGACTCGCCCAGGCCCGCGTTGAGCACACCTATTTAGCAGACCCTCAAACCCGTCAGCTAGTGATAACGCAGAACGGCCAGGGCCAAACCTTTGACGGTAAAGACCTGCGGCAGGTGAACTTGCAGGGAGCCCACTTGGCCGACGCCAGCTTCATCGGCGCTGACCTAAGCGAAGCCAACCTGGCCCAAACCGACCTGTCTCGCGCCAGGCTAGTGCGGGCTCAACTCTACCGCGCCAACCTGAGCACCGCCTGCTTTACCGGAGCCTACATTCAAGACTGGGGCATCTCGACTGAAACTCGTCTAGATCAAGTGGTTTGTGACTACATCTACATGCGCCTGCCCGACCGCAAGGATCCCGATCCCTGCCGCAAGCCTGACAACCGGGCTGAAGTCTTTCAGCCAGGCGACTTTGCTGACTTTATTACCCCCATTCTCAAAACCCTGGACCTGTATCAGCAGCAGCATATCGACCCGCGCAGCGTGGCCAAAACCTACAAGACCATCGACCTGTTTCATCACCAGGGGCTCGATCCTGGCGCAGCGGCCTTGGCCCTGCAGCAGCTTGCTACCCAGCACCCAGAGGCAGGTCTTGAGGTGCTTACCCTGGAGGGCCGGGGCCAAGACAAAATTCGGCTGCAGGCGCGGGTGAACGACCAGGCCGATCGTTCCCAGCTTAGCGCCCAGTATTTCGAGCACTACAGCCAGTTCAAGGCCCTACCCTACCCCGATTTGCAAGCGCTGCTGGCCGGAATTGCCGAGAAAGACAGCCAGATCCACCGCTTGGGAGCCATGCTAGAAACCGCCATTCAGCAGCCCCGCTTCTACGTCGAAACCTATCAAAACCAAGGAGAGTTTATTATGTCGCAAAGCAAGGGAAACATCCAAATCGGCGATGTGCAGGGCAACATCAGCGGCTTGGCCGCTGCCGGAGATAACCAGGCCATCACAGGGTCTGCCCTGGGCGACATTAGCGGCAGCGTGACTATGCTCATTGGCCAGCTGCCTGAAGCCTCCGAAGAACAGATTCAAATTAAAGCTTTATTAGCCCAGCTTCAAAGCGTCATTGAGTCTGAGCCAGCCCTCCCAGAAGAGGACAAAGCCGAAGCCTTAGAGCAAGTCAAGACCCTGGCTGAAGCCAGCTATAAGCCCGAAGATGGCCCCCTGAAAAAGTCGGCCAAAACCGCTCTCAAAATTCTCAAGGGCACTGCTGCCACCCTGCCAGATGCAACGGCTTTGGTGGAGGGTTTTAACAAACTGCTGCCTGCGATCGCAACCCTATTGGCTCTAATTTAACCTCAGTTTGGTTTAAGCAGCTTGTGGTAGAGCAAAGTCCAGATTGAGAGCGGGTGTCTTAGGTTAGTGGCAATAGGCAATCAAGCCGTAGAGCACATTAACCATGAAGTTGACCGGGCTCGGAAGTCGTCGACTTTGAGGTACCACCACCCCTGCGAGGGCTGGAAAAAGCCAAACAGATTACAGGTGCCTTCTTGTGTGTATTCTTCATAGTGCCCAAGAGCACTACCAGGTTCAGCGGGGATGGAGGTGTGGGTCTCGCCAACGAGCCGCACTGGTCGCTCGTCAAGGCAGACCACCGGAGCATCTGGGTCATAAGGTTGGCGGTACAACTCGGCGTGCAGCGATGAAACCGGAGCTCGCGTTGACAGTCAAAACCAGTGGGAATAGGTGTTTCAAAACGAGCAGGTGTGCCTGATGTGATTCGTCGGAGCGGGGGCAGGGGGTTCATTAATGAGGTAATAGCAGACCACCATCCCCAGGTGTGGGTCTCTGATTTATTCAGTTCTCAAAAGGCGCACCTGGCAGCACAGTGGCAAGTGTGTATGGCCCATCAACTGGGCGATTGCTAATATGCCATGATGCTGGCAATGATCTTTTCGCGCCTCGGATGAAGCGCCTATTGCTGCGGGCCATCGCTTTGCAACGGCAACGACAAAAACTAGCTCCCTCTACCGTCAAGCAATACTGCTCAAGGCTCAGAGGGCTCAGAGAGATCCTCAATCTCAAACCAAAGCAAGCTAATGGGCAAAAGTTGCTCAAACGCTACCTCAAGCTTCGCCATCATCTACTGCTCTTCCTTGACAATGAGACGGTGCCGCTGACCAACAACTCCAGTGAGCAAGCTTTGCGATGAAGCGTGGTCTTCCGCAAGGTCACCCATGGCTTTCGCTCCGACTAGGGGGCCGAGTTGTTCGCTTTGGTGCGTTCGCTCGTCAACACGGCTAAGCGCCAGGGTATTTCTGCCTTTGATGCCATTTCTCGCGCCCTTACTGCACAGCAGTCCGACTGGCTATTGGGTTAAGCAATTACCACAATCGTATACGTTGCCACGCCGATCACAGTCGTTCCTCTCGCTTTAGTTGCAAGGCTGCCACACCACAGCCGCTCTTGAGCACGTAATGCAGTCGTTCAATTTGCCAATCACAATACCCCTATACCACTAACAGTCTCCCAGTCCCCTATCTTGGGAATTGAAGCTCTGCTTGGTTTGGTTGCGCTCACCGCTCAATTCCAAACCACTGAACCCAATGCACATTCCCTAAGTACGGACACATCGCCATGTCTGGACCACTCCCCCCCCGCCTCCACATCCGGATCTCTCGCTGATTTGGCTGCATCTGCCAGCTCACAATCGCCAGCAGCTCCTGCACCTGATCACGCAACTGCTCGAAGCTCAGATCTCGGCCACACCACAGCCTCCGGAGGAGACCAATGAGTCAACAGCTTCTCTTTGACGGGCAGGGGCGGCGCTTTGACAAAATCTGTCCCCATCATCTCGATCGCTTAGCCGTCGTCTATGTTCGCCAATCGACAATGCAGCAGGTCGTCGAGCACCAAGAATCGACCCGCCTGCAATACGGCCTAGTCGATCGCGCCATTGCCTTGGGCTGGACGCGCGAGCGCATTCTCGTAATTGATGAAGACCTCGGCAAGTCGGCCACTTCCATTGAGGGGCGGCTCGGGTTTCAGCAACTCGTGGCCGAAGTGAGCTTGGATCACGTCGGGCTGATTCTCGGTCTCGATATCTCCAGGCTCGCTCGTCCAAGGATTGGCATCAGCTCCTCGAAATTTGTGCGCTCTTCAAAAGCCTCATCAGCGACCTCGACGGGGTTTACGACCCCAGTCACTATAACGATCGCTTGCTGTTGGGACTAAAGGGCACCATGAGCGAGGCTGAACTCCATACCCTCAAACAACGCCTCCACCAAGGCACGCTCAATAAGGCTAAGCGCGGTGAACTCCGCTTCCGCTTGCCCACAGGCTATCTCTACACGCCGACCGGAGAAATTGGCTTTGATCCTGACGAGCAGGTCCAACAGGTCATCCGGCTGATATTCCGCCAGTTTGAGCGTCTCGGCACGAGCGGGGCACTGCTGCAATATCTCGTGCAACATGACGTTCAGTTGGGCATGCGTGGCTACTGTGGCCGCGGCAAAGGTCAACTTGAATGGCATCGTCCCAACCGTATGACCTTGCAATGCTTGCTCAAGCATCCCATTTACGCTGGCGCTTACAGCTATGGACGCCGACAAACGGATTTAAGAAAACAACAGCCCGGTCGCCCAGCCACAGGCCGCGTGGTCGTACCGCCCCAGCAGTGGCATGTGCTGATTCAAGAACACGTTCCTGCCTATATTTCCTGGGAGCAGTTTCAGCGCCATCAAGCTCAACTCCAAGCCAATCAATCACAGCCACACCAGCCAGGAGCCATGCGCTCCGGTCCCGCGCTGTTGTCGGGTCTATTGGTCTGTGGCATCTGTGGCAACCGCTTAGCCGTTCGTTATACCAACCCCCAGCACTACAGCTACCAGTGCTACGCCCGTCGCGCTAACTACGCTGAGCCAGTATGCCAACATCTCGCAGGCCAATCCATCGACAACTTTGTCAGTCAGCAGGTGCTCGCTGCCTTACAGCCCGCTGCCCTCGAAGTCTCCCTCCAAGCCGCTGCTCAACTCGAACATGATCGGCAGCACTTGCACCAACTGTGGCGATCTCGTCTTGAGCGAGCGGCTTTTGAGGCCGATCGCGCTCAGAGACATTATCGGCTGCTCGAACCAGAAAATCGATTGGTCGCTCGTCAGTTAGCTCAGCAATGGGAGCAATCACTCCTCGCTCAACAGCAGCTCCAAGAAGAGCATGAGCGCTTTCTCCACCTTCTGCCACACACCCTCTCAGCCACCGAACTAGCCGCCATTCGCCAACTAGCACTCGATATTCCAGCCCTTTGGGATGCTCCCACCTCCACCCCAAATCAGCACAAAGCCATCATCCGTCAACTCCTCGAGCGCATCGTCATTGAGATCCAGGGAAACTCTGAACAAGTGCACCTGACCCTTCACTGGCACGGTGGCACCCAAACCCACCAGACCTTGATCCGGCCAGTTGCCAAGTTCTCTCAGTTGAGCTACTACCCTCAATTGTGCGACCGCATTCGCCAGCTGCGATCTCAAGGCCTCTCCACCCATGCAATCGCTCAAGACCTCAATCAAGCTGGCTTCCGTCCTCCCAAACGAACCCACACTTTTAATGCCCAAAGTGTGGCGCATTTACTGCGCTCACTCGGCTTGACCCAACCGGCTCCCCCATCTTTACCCACCACGTCACTCCAGCCCCACGAATGGTGGCTCACCGATTTAGCTGCCACACTCCAAATGCCGCCGGTCACCCTCTACTGCTGGCTGCGGCAAGGTCTTCTCTAGGCTCGCCAACTTGAGCCGCCCTCCCGCAAATGGATTGTCTGGGCCGATGACCACGAACTCGAGCGCCTCCACCAATTCCGCCACCGTTCTATCTCTGAGGAATCCCGCCAACGCTGGCGCAACCAACACCCCTGTCATCTAGATCACCCACCGCTTGACACACCCTGTCAATCAACCTCATGATCTTCCCCATCCCCATCGCTCACTCACTTTATCTATATCCAATCCTATCTTTATCCGAATTCATTCTTATCCAATTCGCACTGCTGGAGTCGCTTATGTCCCCTCTTATAGGGGTGCTGTGATTGGTTCAGCTCTATCAGCCAACGCAAAGCATATCTTCTCAGGTTCTCTTTCGCTGCCTCTAGGCTTCCTATCGACAGAGTCGTCAGCAGCATCCACTCTACTGCTGATTCCTTCTCGCGCCGCTTCTCTTCCTTGGCCAATATCACTGAAATTGGAATAGCGCCCAGATGCCCTTTCCCCTGCGGCGGTTGCAGCCACAGGTGCGTGTATCGCACACTCAGGGTTGCTTCGCGGGGCGCTCGTCTTGGGGTTCGTTGCAGCGCTATCGTCATCTCCCCAGATACCGCAATCGTTTCCATCACCTCAAACAGGGCTTTGATCTCGCTTGCGCCTGGTTCGCTTTTCGTACTGCGGTTTTGCGCTGCGCGGATTAGCAGTTCTGAGTTGACTCGGCGCGGGTGGGCAAACAACTCGTAGATATCCCCTTCACGGTCTGCTATCGTGATTACTCTCGTTGCTTCGGGCACTTGCTGTTGCACTGCTTCCAGGCTCTCCAACCACCGATAGCTTTCCTTTTCCTCTATTCCTCGCCGTCGGCCCGGGCGACGGCTCTGCATATCGCGGGTCCAGCTCTTCTGCTGAAGCACACCTAACGGC
The sequence above is drawn from the Pseudanabaena sp. FACHB-2040 genome and encodes:
- a CDS encoding recombinase family protein, whose amino-acid sequence is MSEAELHTLKQRLHQGTLNKAKRGELRFRLPTGYLYTPTGEIGFDPDEQVQQVIRLIFRQFERLGTSGALLQYLVQHDVQLGMRGYCGRGKGQLEWHRPNRMTLQCLLKHPIYAGAYSYGRRQTDLRKQQPGRPATGRVVVPPQQWHVLIQEHVPAYISWEQFQRHQAQLQANQSQPHQPGAMRSGPALLSGLLVCGICGNRLAVRYTNPQHYSYQCYARRANYAEPVCQHLAGQSIDNFVSQQVLAALQPAALEVSLQAAAQLEHDRQHLHQLWRSRLERAAFEADRAQRHYRLLEPENRLVARQLAQQWEQSLLAQQQLQEEHERFLHLLPHTLSATELAAIRQLALDIPALWDAPTSTPNQHKAIIRQLLERIVIEIQGNSEQVHLTLHWHGGTQTHQTLIRPVAKFSQLSYYPQLCDRIRQLRSQGLSTHAIAQDLNQAGFRPPKRTHTFNAQSVAHLLRSLGLTQPAPPSLPTTSLQPHEWWLTDLAATLQMPPVTLYCWLRQGLL
- a CDS encoding IS4 family transposase, with the translated sequence MSWVEAELSGTELGDARLTKRLIAMVQALYEQPNKSVPEASPDVAALRGMYRFWSNRRIKAESILSGHQMSTVMRLSGHETVLVCQETSDLVYTTLRRTRGLGPISDPSGKGIKVHTALCVSDAGVPLGVLQQKSWTRDMQSRRPGRRRGIEEKESYRWLESLEAVQQQVPEATRVITIADREGDIYELFAHPRRVNSELLIRAAQNRSTKSEPGASEIKALFEVMETIAVSGEMTIALQRTPRRAPREATLSVRYTHLWLQPPQGKGHLGAIPISVILAKEEKRREKESAVEWMLLTTLSIGSLEAAKENLRRYALRWLIELNQSQHPYKRGHKRLQQCELDKNEFG